One window of Bifidobacterium pseudocatenulatum DSM 20438 = JCM 1200 = LMG 10505 genomic DNA carries:
- a CDS encoding plasmid mobilization protein, with protein MSLKNRDNKNRWRNKTVAFRVSPEEDEQIEAAVRLSGLTKQDYITRRLLCREVVVQGNPKVYKALRDQLAAVLDELRRAEDGAGVDDELLDTIQMIAAIMGGMKEV; from the coding sequence ATGTCACTGAAAAACCGAGACAACAAAAATCGCTGGAGGAACAAGACCGTGGCCTTCCGGGTGTCCCCGGAGGAAGATGAACAGATCGAGGCCGCTGTGCGGCTCTCCGGCCTGACAAAGCAGGACTACATCACAAGACGCCTCCTGTGCCGGGAAGTAGTGGTACAGGGTAATCCCAAGGTCTACAAGGCCCTGCGTGACCAGCTTGCCGCCGTTCTGGACGAACTGCGGCGGGCCGAGGACGGGGCTGGCGTGGACGATGAACTGCTGGACACCATTCAGATGATCGCCGCTATCATGGGCGGCATGAAGGAGGTTTGA
- a CDS encoding DNA methyltransferase, translating into MADKVIRIKDLRPQDVRGDRYTLHRGNVLDAYPDWEAPDLIVSDGAYGVRGFRGDTVSADGLVDWYAPHVAQWSKRAKPSTSLWFWNTEVGWATVHPLLEANGWEYVQLVTWDKGLSHIAGNVNGNTIRQFPVVTEVSALYRRKLTLPAEDGNVLGVQQWLRAEWQRSGLPLYRANEACGVKNAATRKYLTADWLWYWPPGEMVERMAEYTKANGKPTNRPYFSVDGHTEITAERWDSLRAVWNHVNGLTNVWSRPPLHDGERLKGTLQRSAPRVYKPSKQSAAHLNQKPLDFMDRQIHAASNKGDVVWEPFGGLASASVAAVLTGRIAYTAEIDEEFQNLALGRLAEAEDEYDTKNANDTMTLERRQA; encoded by the coding sequence ATGGCAGATAAGGTCATCCGCATCAAAGACCTCCGTCCTCAAGACGTGCGTGGCGACCGATATACGCTGCATCGCGGAAACGTACTCGATGCGTATCCGGATTGGGAGGCCCCTGACCTGATAGTCAGCGATGGGGCCTATGGCGTGCGAGGATTCCGAGGTGATACCGTGAGTGCAGATGGACTCGTGGACTGGTATGCGCCCCATGTGGCCCAATGGTCGAAACGGGCGAAACCTTCGACCTCGCTGTGGTTCTGGAACACCGAGGTCGGCTGGGCCACGGTGCATCCGCTGTTGGAGGCGAACGGCTGGGAGTACGTGCAACTGGTCACTTGGGACAAGGGGCTGTCGCATATCGCGGGCAACGTGAACGGCAACACCATTCGACAATTCCCCGTGGTCACCGAGGTTTCCGCCCTGTACCGGCGCAAGCTGACGCTTCCTGCGGAAGACGGCAACGTGCTTGGAGTGCAGCAATGGCTACGGGCTGAATGGCAACGCTCAGGACTGCCCCTCTACCGTGCGAACGAGGCGTGCGGGGTGAAGAACGCTGCAACCCGCAAGTATCTCACCGCTGACTGGCTGTGGTATTGGCCGCCCGGAGAGATGGTCGAGCGCATGGCCGAGTATACGAAGGCCAACGGCAAACCCACGAATCGCCCCTACTTTTCCGTCGACGGGCACACCGAGATCACCGCCGAACGATGGGACTCCCTCCGCGCCGTATGGAATCACGTCAACGGGTTGACCAACGTGTGGTCACGCCCACCGCTTCACGACGGAGAACGCCTCAAGGGGACCCTGCAACGCAGCGCGCCACGAGTCTACAAACCCTCCAAACAATCAGCGGCGCATCTCAACCAGAAGCCTCTGGATTTCATGGACCGTCAGATTCACGCCGCATCCAATAAGGGGGATGTGGTCTGGGAGCCATTCGGCGGGCTGGCGTCCGCATCCGTCGCTGCCGTGCTCACCGGTCGCATCGCCTATACGGCGGAAATCGACGAGGAATTCCAGAACCTGGCCCTTGGACGATTGGCGGAAGCCGAAGACGAGTACGACACGAAAAACGCAAATGACACGATGACCCTCGAAAGAAGGCAGGCATGA
- a CDS encoding GNAT family N-acetyltransferase, whose product MIREFKRDDINKVADIWLDTNIKAHNFIPAEYWKSNFKSAKEALLLAEVYVYEYDTEIQGFIGLNDEYVEGIFVSGEMQSQGIGKILLNYAKDKRNKLHLNVYQKNARAISFYKREGFEIQHSGLDEATGEKDYVMTWQHK is encoded by the coding sequence ATGATTAGAGAATTTAAAAGGGATGATATAAATAAAGTTGCAGATATATGGTTGGATACAAATATAAAGGCACATAATTTTATCCCCGCCGAATACTGGAAAAGCAATTTCAAATCAGCAAAAGAAGCGCTGTTACTAGCAGAGGTTTATGTGTATGAGTATGATACAGAAATACAGGGTTTTATAGGGTTAAATGATGAATATGTTGAGGGCATTTTTGTTTCTGGTGAAATGCAATCGCAGGGTATAGGTAAAATTCTGCTGAATTATGCAAAGGATAAAAGGAATAAGTTGCACTTGAACGTATACCAAAAGAACGCACGGGCAATATCTTTTTATAAGAGAGAAGGATTTGAGATTCAGCATAGTGGCTTAGATGAGGCTACCGGAGAAAAAGATTATGTAATGACATGGCAACACAAATAG
- a CDS encoding GNAT family N-acetyltransferase, which yields MVDRYLDNGKMYVLDDNGVKCECVITDKENDILEIKNIATVPEYQGKGYARALIEFIVNNYREQYAILQVGTGDSPLTIPFYEKCGFVRSHIISNFFIDNYDHPIYESGIQLVDMVYLQRPL from the coding sequence ATGGTTGACCGTTATCTTGATAACGGCAAGATGTATGTACTTGATGATAATGGGGTCAAGTGTGAGTGTGTCATAACCGATAAAGAAAATGACATACTTGAAATCAAGAACATTGCGACGGTTCCAGAATATCAAGGGAAAGGTTATGCAAGAGCCTTAATTGAGTTTATTGTTAATAATTACAGAGAGCAATATGCCATTCTGCAAGTGGGAACGGGCGATAGCCCACTGACAATACCATTTTATGAAAAGTGTGGTTTTGTCCGTTCGCATATCATATCAAATTTCTTTATAGATAATTATGACCACCCAATCTATGAGAGTGGAATACAGTTGGTAGATATGGTGTATTTGCAAAGACCGTTATAA
- a CDS encoding plasmid recombination protein, producing the protein MARGDGIDRTNARNMRLTETKIGNTQQHNEREKDSYVNQDIVPERTPLNVHFKAPSAGYQEMFSQMEADGVISTRGIKADAFRYGELVFDVNSAYFYNHGGYDFAKQFYTDAYKSAIKIVGGEQYILSAVMHADERNRAMSEALGEDVYHYHLHVVYIPVVKKEIRWTKRCKDKSLVGKVKETVMQVSMSKKWASQPAVDEATGEPLRTAKGKPVLRKSYSVLQDDFFQQMRSAGYTDLERGERGSSEEHLTVTQFKVKCEQERLAQLQEAAVLAQAEVDRRNREATAAEKKAAQAKAKLNDVAPMLKGMEKLAEEFSSDPEQVLPEAGPLESARAYREKKAKPLWAKIVKVLRSVYRAYCDLKSKFERLQADYGREVSKNSSLSERIYEVCAERDSLKGKVRDYERVRRAIGTEQADRILEAAYQQEQAEKERKRAARQKTRVGAR; encoded by the coding sequence ATGGCGAGAGGCGACGGTATTGACCGTACCAACGCAAGAAATATGAGGCTGACCGAAACCAAGATCGGCAACACCCAGCAGCACAACGAGCGTGAGAAGGATTCCTATGTCAACCAGGACATTGTACCAGAGCGGACGCCGCTCAATGTCCATTTCAAGGCCCCATCTGCAGGGTATCAGGAGATGTTCTCCCAAATGGAGGCCGATGGTGTGATCTCCACCCGTGGCATTAAGGCGGACGCATTTCGATACGGTGAGTTGGTCTTTGATGTGAACTCCGCCTACTTCTACAATCACGGCGGCTATGACTTCGCAAAACAATTTTACACCGACGCTTACAAATCCGCAATCAAAATCGTAGGTGGAGAGCAGTATATTTTGTCGGCGGTCATGCACGCTGACGAGCGCAACCGGGCCATGTCCGAGGCGCTGGGGGAGGATGTGTACCACTACCACCTTCATGTGGTCTATATCCCGGTGGTGAAGAAGGAGATACGATGGACAAAGCGGTGCAAGGACAAATCCCTGGTGGGCAAGGTCAAGGAAACCGTTATGCAGGTCAGCATGAGCAAAAAGTGGGCGTCCCAGCCCGCAGTAGACGAGGCCACCGGGGAGCCATTACGAACAGCAAAGGGCAAGCCTGTTCTGAGAAAGTCGTACAGCGTCTTGCAGGATGATTTCTTTCAGCAGATGCGCTCCGCTGGCTACACGGATTTGGAGCGTGGAGAGCGTGGCAGTTCCGAGGAACATCTGACGGTCACGCAGTTCAAGGTGAAGTGTGAACAGGAGCGGTTGGCACAGCTTCAAGAGGCGGCTGTGCTGGCCCAGGCCGAGGTTGACCGAAGGAACAGGGAGGCGACAGCTGCCGAAAAGAAAGCGGCCCAGGCCAAGGCCAAACTAAACGATGTGGCCCCCATGCTGAAAGGCATGGAGAAGCTGGCGGAGGAATTTTCCAGCGACCCGGAACAGGTCTTGCCAGAAGCGGGGCCGCTGGAATCAGCCAGGGCCTACCGGGAGAAAAAGGCCAAGCCCTTATGGGCGAAGATCGTCAAGGTGCTACGGTCTGTCTATCGGGCCTACTGTGACCTCAAATCCAAATTTGAGCGGCTGCAAGCGGACTATGGCCGGGAGGTCAGCAAAAACAGTTCCTTGTCAGAAAGGATTTACGAGGTCTGCGCCGAGCGAGACAGCCTAAAGGGAAAGGTCAGAGACTATGAGCGGGTCAGGCGGGCCATTGGCACGGAACAGGCGGACAGAATATTAGAGGCCGCTTACCAGCAGGAACAGGCCGAAAAGGAACGGAAACGGGCCGCAAGGCAAAAAACAAGGGTAGGCGCACGATAA
- a CDS encoding helicase RepA family protein: protein MDSKETKGTVPVPSVGADGEQPISQTPTASITEETTENNPPEKNYAELLRKMQRMNDPAYLPTISMNELYENVYQSRPPVIDGLLYPGTYLFAGAPKVGKSFLMAQLAYHVSMGLPLWDYPVHKGTVLYLALEDDHRRLQERLYRMFGMDGTNDLLFSICAKQVGAGLEEQLKRFVQEHPDTKLIIIDTLQKIREAGGDKYSYANDYEVVGKLKRLADACGVCLLLVHHTRKQQADDKFDMISGTNGLSGAADGAFLLQKEKRTDDTATLDVVGRDQQDQRLYLTKDKEHLTWTLERMETELWVEPPDPVLEAVAAFITAERPSWSGTATELAAVLQVDMKPNALAMRLNVRAGKLAAEYHIHYENTRTHAGRSISLTLEPPQA from the coding sequence ATGGATTCCAAGGAAACGAAAGGGACTGTCCCGGTTCCGTCTGTTGGCGCAGACGGGGAACAGCCCATTTCACAAACACCCACCGCAAGTATAACAGAGGAAACGACAGAAAACAATCCCCCTGAAAAAAATTATGCGGAACTGCTGCGGAAAATGCAGCGCATGAATGACCCGGCGTATCTCCCCACGATTTCCATGAACGAGTTGTACGAGAACGTCTATCAGAGCAGACCGCCCGTCATTGACGGTCTGCTCTATCCGGGGACGTACCTCTTTGCGGGAGCACCCAAGGTGGGCAAGTCGTTCCTGATGGCCCAGCTTGCCTACCACGTCAGCATGGGCCTCCCCCTGTGGGACTATCCCGTTCACAAGGGGACTGTCCTCTATCTGGCGCTGGAGGACGATCACCGCCGCTTGCAGGAGCGGCTTTACCGGATGTTCGGCATGGACGGCACCAACGACCTCCTCTTTTCCATCTGTGCCAAACAGGTTGGCGCTGGGCTGGAGGAACAGCTAAAGCGGTTCGTGCAGGAACACCCCGACACCAAGCTGATTATCATTGACACCCTCCAGAAAATCCGGGAGGCTGGCGGGGATAAATACAGCTACGCCAACGATTATGAGGTGGTGGGAAAGCTGAAACGCCTCGCTGACGCTTGCGGCGTCTGTCTCCTGCTGGTACATCACACTCGCAAACAGCAGGCCGACGACAAGTTTGATATGATCTCTGGCACCAACGGCCTGTCGGGGGCGGCGGATGGGGCCTTTCTTCTTCAGAAGGAGAAGCGGACAGACGACACCGCCACCCTGGATGTGGTAGGACGTGACCAGCAAGACCAGCGGCTCTATCTCACCAAGGACAAGGAACACCTAACATGGACACTGGAGCGGATGGAAACGGAGTTGTGGGTAGAACCCCCCGACCCGGTGCTGGAGGCCGTAGCCGCTTTTATTACGGCGGAGAGGCCGTCCTGGAGCGGTACAGCCACGGAGTTGGCAGCGGTCCTGCAAGTGGATATGAAGCCTAACGCCTTGGCTATGCGGCTGAACGTCCGGGCCGGGAAACTGGCGGCAGAGTATCACATCCATTATGAGAACACCCGTACCCACGCCGGGAGAAGTATCAGCTTGACGCTGGAGCCTCCCCAAGCGTGA
- the tet(W) gene encoding tetracycline resistance ribosomal protection protein Tet(W): protein MNIINIGILAHVDAGKTTLTESLLYASGAISEPGSVEKGTTRTDTMLLERQRGITIQAAVTSFQWHRCKVNIVDTPGHMDFLAEVYRSLAVLDGAILVISAKDGVQAQTRILFHALRKMNIPTVIFINKIDQAGVDLQSVVQSVRDKLSADIIIKQTVSLSPEIVLEENTDIEAWDAVIENNDKLLEKYIAGEPISREKLVREEQRRVQDASLFPVYYGSAKKGLGIQPLMDAVTGLFQPIGEQGSAALCGSVFKVEYTDCDQRLIYLRLYSGTLRLRDTVALAGREKLKITEMRIPSKGEIVRTDTAYPGEIVILPSDSVRLNDVLGDPTRLPRKRWREDPLPMLRTSIAPKTAAQRERLLDALTQLADTDPLLRCEVDSITHEIILSFLGRVQLEVVSALLSEKYKLETVVKEPTVIYMERPLKAASHTIHIEVPPNPFWASIGLSVTPLPLGSGVQYESRVSLGYLNQSFQNAVRDGIRYGLEQGLFGWNVTDCKICFEYGLYYSPVSTPADFRSLAPIVLEQALKESGTQLLEPYLSFTLYAPREYLSRAYHDAPKYCATIETVQVKKDEVVFTGEIPARCIQAYRTDLAFYTNGQSVCLTELKGYQAAVGKPVIQPRRPNSRLDKVRHMFSKIT from the coding sequence ATGAACATTATCAATATCGGGATTCTTGCCCATGTAGACGCTGGAAAGACAACCTTGACGGAGAGCCTGCTATATGCCAGCGGAGCCATTTCAGAACCGGGGAGCGTCGAAAAAGGGACAACGAGGACGGACACCATGCTTTTGGAGCGGCAGCGTGGGATTACCATTCAAGCGGCAGTCACTTCCTTCCAGTGGCACAGATGTAAAGTCAACATTGTGGATACGCCCGGCCACATGGATTTTTTGGCGGAGGTGTACCGCTCTTTGGCTGTTTTAGATGGGGCCATCTTGGTGATCTCCGCTAAAGATGGCGTGCAGGCCCAGACCCGTATTCTGTTCCATGCCCTGCGGAAAATGAACATTCCCACCGTTATCTTTATCAACAAGATCGACCAGGCTGGCGTTGATTTGCAGAGCGTGGTTCAGTCTGTTCGGGATAAGCTCTCCGCCGATATTATCATCAAGCAGACGGTGTCGCTGTCCCCGGAAATAGTCCTGGAGGAAAATACCGACATAGAAGCATGGGATGCGGTCATCGAAAATAACGATAAATTATTGGAAAAGTATATCGCAGGAGAACCAATCAGCCGGGAAAAACTTGTGCGGGAGGAACAGCGGCGGGTTCAAGACGCCTCCCTGTTCCCGGTCTATTATGGCAGCGCCAAAAAGGGCCTTGGCATTCAACCGTTGATGGATGCGGTGACAGGGCTGTTCCAACCGATTGGGGAACAGGGGAGCGCCGCCCTATGCGGCAGCGTTTTCAAGGTGGAGTATACAGATTGTGACCAGCGGCTCATCTATCTGCGGCTATACAGCGGAACGCTGCGCCTGCGGGATACGGTGGCCCTGGCCGGGAGAGAAAAGCTGAAAATCACAGAGATGCGTATTCCATCCAAAGGGGAAATTGTTCGGACAGACACCGCTTATCCGGGTGAAATTGTTATCCTTCCCAGCGACAGCGTGAGGTTAAACGATGTATTAGGGGACCCAACCCGGCTCCCTCGTAAAAGGTGGCGTGAGGACCCCCTCCCCATGCTGCGGACGTCGATTGCGCCGAAAACGGCAGCGCAAAGAGAACGGCTGCTGGACGCTCTTACGCAACTTGCGGATACTGACCCGCTTTTGCGCTGCGAGGTGGATTCCATCACCCATGAGATCATTCTTTCTTTTTTGGGCCGGGTGCAGTTGGAGGTTGTTTCCGCTTTGCTGTCGGAAAAATACAAGCTTGAAACAGTGGTAAAGGAACCCACCGTCATTTATATGGAGCGGCCGCTCAAAGCAGCCAGCCACACCATCCATATCGAGGTGCCGCCCAACCCGTTTTGGGCATCCATCGGACTGTCTGTTACACCACTCCCGCTTGGCTCCGGTGTACAATACGAGAGCCGGGTTTCGCTGGGATACTTGAACCAGAGTTTTCAAAACGCTGTCAGGGATGGTATCCGTTACGGGCTGGAGCAGGGCTTGTTCGGCTGGAACGTAACGGACTGTAAGATTTGCTTTGAATACGGGCTTTATTACAGTCCGGTCAGCACGCCGGCGGACTTCCGCTCATTGGCCCCGATTGTATTGGAACAGGCATTGAAGGAATCAGGGACGCAACTGCTGGAACCTTATCTCTCCTTCACCCTCTATGCGCCCCGGGAATATCTTTCCAGGGCTTATCATGATGCACCGAAATACTGTGCCACCATCGAAACGGTCCAGGTAAAAAAGGATGAAGTTGTCTTTACTGGCGAGATTCCCGCCCGCTGTATACAGGCATACCGTACTGATCTGGCCTTTTACACCAACGGGCAGAGCGTATGCCTTACAGAACTGAAAGGGTATCAGGCCGCTGTCGGCAAGCCAGTCATCCAGCCCCGCCGTCCAAACAGCCGCCTGGACAAGGTGCGCCATATGTTCAGTAAGATCACTTGA